The DNA segment AGAGCAGTTGCTCGGCGAATCGCTTCTTCTTCGAGTAGTAGGGGGTGATGAACGTCCGGGTCACGTGATCCAGCCGGCCTCCGCGCAGGGCCCGGCTCAGGCCGGCTTGCGCGAGCTGGGGCGCGTGCAGGACGGAGTTGGACATGAAGGCGGCCAGGGTGTCCATGTACCTGGGCGAGCCGATCGCAAATCCGATGCGTTCACCGGGGAGCCCGGCTTTGGACGCGGAGAAGCAGTTGATCACGTTGTCATGCAGTACCGGTTCCACGTGCACTTCGGCGATCCTGGGAAACGGGGCGCCATAGGCATGATCAAGGACAAGAGGTATGTTCCGTTTTTCCGCCTCCGCGGTCAGCCCGTCCAAGTCTTCGCGACTCAGGGAGCGGCTCGTGGGGTTGCCCGGGCTGGAGATGAGCAACATGCCGATGTCCGATTGCTGCCGCAGACGCTCGTGGTCCAGGGCGTAGCGGAAACGGTGATCACCCTCCCGCTGCACAAGGGGTGGTACTCCGACAACGCCCCCGTCGTGCATGCAGAGGCCCTGGTAGCCGGTGTAGTCGGGAACCATGGGCAGGACCACCCGCCGGTCGCCCTGTGCCCCGGGGCCCGCGAAGATGGTGGCAGCGGCGAAGCACAGCATCTGGCTGCCCGGCCCGACGACTATGTTCTCCGGACCGATCGACCAGCCGTACGTTCGACGGAAGTAGTCGACGATCGTTTCAAGAAGAACGTGGCTCCCACGTGAGGGCCCGTACCGGCAACTCACCTGTCCGAAGTCACCTGCCAGCGCATTCGCCAAGGCGTCACGCCACATCTCACGCGCTTCGGGGATGGGAGCCGGATTGCCGACACTGAGGTTGAGCCATTCGTCCGCCGAGGTCCCCGAAGTGCTTGAGGCGACATCGTCCATGATGCTCCGAAGCCCGGAGACACCAGCCATTTTCGCTCCGCTGAGGGACAGTTGCATGCTTCTCCTCACAGATGACCTGGATTCTCGGTCCACGAGTCGGCGAGGAGGAAACCTCCGACGGTATGCGTGACCATATTGATCTTGGAGGCGGGACGGCTGGAGATCCGTCCCGGCGTACGCGGCATACCAGGCCTCGCCGACGTAGCCACCGCGAACCCTGCGGGCGCGGGGCCCGGTTGCGTCACGGTGTGCGCGCTGACTCGATCTTCCCGATCCTGGGTGACGCGGATCCGCTTGGCAAGGGCGCCGATCGTGACCGGGCGCTCTTTGCCGAGGCACACGCCGAGAATGTGGCGGCGTCGGCAGGAGTCCTCGACAGACGTGGCCGAGGGCCGGACGTATCCCGTGATCAAGTTGCCCGTCAGCGGCCGCGTAGCTGCTCGATGGCGACCCGGCCCACCCTGCGCTCGTAGTCGTGGGTCGCGCAGACTCTCCGCGGAGCATGCGGCGGAACCGGCCGATCCGGGCCTTCGGGAAGCCGAAGAACTGCCCGATCCGTTCGGCGGCGGAGCCGGGGAGCCGTGGCCGACATGCTGAGAGGCGTTGACTCGTCCACCGGCCGGGCCGGCCGTCCACGTGGCGCGGTATCGCGCACATCTGCGTCGACGACGTCCTGCTCAAGCCGTCTCCCCACACCGCGCCGCGCGAACCCGAGCTGATCCTGGACCCGGAACGGATTGCCGCCGATCGAGCCACGCAGTCAGCGGATGGCTGCGCATGTCAAGCCGCTCGGGGCGCCCGCGGCGGCCCGCCCGGCCACGGATCTTTCCACCGGCTGCTCCAGGCGCTTGACGTGGTACGCGATCGAGGTCACGTCCCACCCGAACCGTGACCAACGTCATACCGGGACGACGCTGGCCTCCCCCCGTTTGATCCGCTGGGTGATCCGCTTCACCTGGCGTTTCGCGAAGTACTTGCCACCCACGTCGAGGTTCCGCAGGACGTCGATGACCACCACCCCTCGCGCTCCGCCGGCGTGGTGGGGTCAGCGATCTGGAGTTCAGGTGAGATCTTCTCGTCCTTGTCCCTGTACCGTGATACGCGCACGTAGATGATGGCGCGCTTGGGCTGCCGCGGAAACGAGGAGCCGGTGAGCATGCCTGGAGTCACGGCCGACCCTGGCCCCACCCTTCTTGATCTTGAGCGGACGTTTGTTTCATGAGTACTAGTATTGGAATCGTCGGTCTGCCGAATGTCGGCAAGTCGACCCTGTTCAACGCCCTGACCAAGAACGACGTGCTGGCGGCCAACTACCCGTTCGCCACGATCGAGCCGAACGTCGGCGTGGTCGGTGTCCCGGACCGGCGCCTG comes from the Streptomyces sp. NBC_00525 genome and includes:
- a CDS encoding valine--pyruvate transaminase is translated as MQLSLSGAKMAGVSGLRSIMDDVASSTSGTSADEWLNLSVGNPAPIPEAREMWRDALANALAGDFGQVSCRYGPSRGSHVLLETIVDYFRRTYGWSIGPENIVVGPGSQMLCFAAATIFAGPGAQGDRRVVLPMVPDYTGYQGLCMHDGGVVGVPPLVQREGDHRFRYALDHERLRQQSDIGMLLISSPGNPTSRSLSREDLDGLTAEAEKRNIPLVLDHAYGAPFPRIAEVHVEPVLHDNVINCFSASKAGLPGERIGFAIGSPRYMDTLAAFMSNSVLHAPQLAQAGLSRALRGGRLDHVTRTFITPYYSKKKRFAEQLLSELMPSDINWRMHSGVGGMFCWIWVDHDWFDDIVLYGRLKDRRVFVVPGRHFFVDPLSTPGPEGHGTRCFRISLSAEEKVIAEGIQRIAVVLREMRDAASADR